The following are encoded together in the Lepidochelys kempii isolate rLepKem1 chromosome 7, rLepKem1.hap2, whole genome shotgun sequence genome:
- the LOC140915330 gene encoding uncharacterized protein has translation MKARCTPEPVRAGGHFPSYPFSALPPCHCRARVQREAAAAEEGRGFQGNARDFQPAGAARWTVTDGRFPQGSVSPHPAGLALVRTTAWGAPPGLQRKRALAGWGYDPFAGPWSRRRRRLAANARERRRMLALNVAFDRLRSVIPALRNEKKLSKAETLQMAKIYISMLSELLQRGEGAGGPRETLALQKGGSTQRPGTVAPPSTEKCSPMLPPARNSSRALNSRRSAAREPRATQS, from the coding sequence ATGAAAGCCCGCTGCACTCCGGAGCCGGTAAGGGCGGGCGGCCACTTTCCCAGCTACCCTTTCTCAGCGCTGCCGCCCTGCCACTGCAGAGCCCGGGTGCAaagggaggcggcggcggcggaggaGGGGAGAGGTTTCCAGGGAAATGCAAGGGATTTCCAGCCCGCCGGTGCTGCACGCTGGACAGTGACCGATGGCCGATTTCCCCAGGGCTCCGTGAGCCCGCATCCCGCGGGACTGGCCCTAGTGCGCACCACAGCCTGGGGGGCCCCGCCTGGGCTCCAGAGGAAGAGAGCGCTGGCGGGCTGGGGATACGATCCTTTCGCGGGGCCATGGAGCAGACGGCGCCGGCGGCTGGCAGCCAATGCCCGGGAAAGGAGGCGGATGCTGGCTTTGAACGTGGCCTTTGATCGTCTGCGGAGCGTCATCCCGGCGCTGCGTAACGAAAAGAAACTATCCAAAGCGGAGACTCTGCAGATGGCCAAGATCTACATCTCCATGCTGAGCGAGCTGCTGCAGAGGGGAGAAGGCGCGGGCGGCCCGCGGGAGACGCTGGCCCTGCAGAAGGGGGGAAGCACCCAGCGCCCAGGCACGGTTGCGCCCCCATCCACGGAGAAATGCAGCCCTATGCTTCCGCCAGCCAGGAACTCATCCCGGGCGCTTAATTCACGCCGGAGTGCTGCCAGGGAGCCGAGAGCCACACAGTCCTGA